One window of the Salvia splendens isolate huo1 chromosome 1, SspV2, whole genome shotgun sequence genome contains the following:
- the LOC121744957 gene encoding protein FAR1-RELATED SEQUENCE 5-like, whose translation MQHTNASTPSGFASSIHDCFAIAASSINRDLHQILDRSASVFAIPSIHDLPQLSSMENSTREIHQHLDGVGKTPTNSAVEDGSSSTNNEEDSIGSILDDLQYQGGTLFDKDSDLDSELEGESNSVEVSYLPDCPSQLKPYIGQIFLRLDDATEFYNKYARHVGFDTRKHGSKKMGDHVTWLYVVCSREGQRKMKMQGHESKRRRSSRKCFCKAKIAFKFCKGIGYVVNQFDEIHNHDMVELRHKRFMRLNRNIDLLHQKFILDCASANIGPTLTFKLLNEVLGGLDYVSCTVVEVRNYRRDLRAYTSGADAQMVLNEMSRKKENCPAFTYDFEVNSKDRLTHLFWCDPIAKKNFHLYGDIVSFDTTYSTNRYEQYCMIFAPFTGKDNHGRPLFERFVKCMGSAPKLIITDQDLGMKVVEKLPKNLLSNEDLKKELNNCVWSELIEPEEFDEEWNKVMEKYGLKDNEWFSSMFASRKFWVPAFFRDFPMSSLIKTTSISESQNIFFKRYSKSRSNLVEFLMNYNNALDPQRSNNNRLEYLDFNTIPTLKTNSALEKHASTIYSDSGFKLIQSEIEEAVDNVTMVTVSIIGENEIYIRKQETILEIIPVSFMCYKNPVI comes from the exons ATGCAGCATACGAATGCTTCAACTCCATCGGGTTTTGCTTCCTCAATTCACGATTGTTTTGCAATTGCTGCATCGTCGATCAATCGCGATCTGCATCAAATTCTCGATCGATCTGCCTCAGTTTTCGCAATTCCTTCAATTCACGATCTGCCTCAATTGTCATCCATGGAGAATTCCACACGTGAAATTCATCAGCATCTCGATGGAGTAGGAAAAACACCGACAAATTCTGCGGTTGAAGATGGATCTTCATCGACCAATAATGAAGAAGATAGTATTGGATCAATTCTGGATGATCTACAATATCAAGGAGGCACTCTATTCGATAAAGATTCAGATTTAGATTCAGAGCTAGAAGGAGAAAGTAACTCTGTTGAAG TGTCATACTTACCTGATTGTCCATCCCAACTGAAGCCTTACATTGGACAGATTTTTCTTAGACTTGATGATGCTACTGAGTTCTATAATAAGTATGCACGACATGTTGGGTTTGACACTCGTAAACATGGATCAAAAAAGATGGGAGATCATGTCACATGGTTGTATGTTGTGTGCAGTAGAGAAGGTCAGAGGAAAATGAAAATGCAAGGGCATGAGTCAAAACGTAGACGTTCTTCTAGGAAGTGTTTTTGCAAGGCTAAAATTGCTTTTAAgttttgtaaaggaattggtTATGTTGTCAATCAATTTGATGAAATACATAATCATGATATGGTGGAGTTACGCCATAAGCGATTCATGAGGCTGAATCGCAACATTGACCTATTGCACCAGAAATTTATACTAGATTGTGCAAGTGCAAACATAGGCCCTACATTGACTTTTAAGTTGCTGAATGAGGTTCTTGGTGGGCTGGATTATGTTAGTTGCACGGTTGTAGAAGTTAGAAACTATAGGCGCGACTTGAGAGCATATACTAGTGGGGCAGATGCACAAATGGTACTTAATGAGATGAGCCGAAAGAAAGAGAATTGTCCAGCATTCACCTATGATTTTGAGGTGAACTCTAAGGATAGGCTCACTCATCTTTTCTGGTGTGATCCCATTGCTAAGAAGAATTTCCATCTCTACGGTGATATAGTATCGTTTGACACAACCTATTCAACTAATAGGTACGAACA GTACTGCATGATATTTGCACCGTTCACAGGAAAAGACAACCATGGGAGACCT TTGTTTGAACGTTTTGTCAAATGTATGGGTTCTGCACCAAAATTGATCATTACTGATCAGGATTTGGGAATGAAG GTTGTGGAAAAGTTACCAAAGAATCTACTTAGCAATGAAGACTTGAAAAAGGAGTTAAACAATTGTGTGTGGTCTGAGTTGATAGAGCCTGAAGAATTTGATGAAGAATGGAATAAAGTAATGGAAAAATATGGGCTTAAGGACAATGAGTGGTTTTCCTCGATGTTTGCCTCACGAAAATTTTGG GTGCCTGCATTCTTTAGGGATTTTCCAATGAGTTCACTAATAAAGACCACATCAATATCTGAATCTCAGAACATATTCTTCAAGAGGTACTCCAAGTCTCGTTCTAATCTTGTTGAATTTCTTATGAATTACAACAATGCATTGGATCCCCAAAGGAGCAACAACAACAGGCTAGAATACTTGGATTTTAACACAATTCCAACTTTGAAAACAAATTCAGCCCTCGAGAAGCATGCTTCGACAATATATAGTGATAGTGGTTTCAAACTAATTCAAAGTGAGATTGAGGAAGCAGTTGACAATGTCACTATGGTGACAGTGTCAATCATTGGTGAGAATGAGATTTATATTAGAAAACAAGAGACAATATTAGAAATCATACCCGTCTCTTTCATGTGTTACAAGAATCCAGTAATATGA
- the LOC121745028 gene encoding uncharacterized protein LOC121745028 gives MEVDPISAYYDSDTGEHEERRRREQKRREGGDELERTPLAETNPQEIAREEIDLNETARKQGLINDEEFEALLSEVTRMDDDTATMAEGMDLASGAVGKSEETRTEAGGSDAQIEEEETAARTEVPVPAAPPVLKPKAVKQKLVLKNDPKAVRPKPKRVSQRRLGKWASSKARANTTKDPVVILSEEEQSTSTKPGEESLSATDLQHTAMETEVVSPMPSDKGDEIEQVAEGLDLAPQSVGHVEQRDDRTRIRVETRPTAEDQPSTQAGKKPEDKPNSDEDQPSTQAGKKSEDKPDSDEDRYQEERKRKGKAPVKRKPSTKRQRTSNIGSLSQIQLREPHRTTRKQATVTMPLVKSLTPTVTFPWRMRSAENNSSRTITRSYYIPHQRD, from the exons ATGGAAGTTGACCCCATCTCCGCCTATTACGACTCTGACACAGGGGAACACGAAGAGAGGAGAAGAAGGGAACAAAAGAGACGGGAGGGAGGAGATGAACTAGAAAGAACGCCGTTAGCGGAGACCAATCCCCAGGAAATCGCGAGGGAAGAAATAGATCTGAATGAAACAGCCAGGAAGCAAGGCCTCATTAATGATGAGGAATTTGAAGCGCTTTTAAGCGAAGTGACTAGGATGGATGATGACACTGCCACGATGGCTGAGGGTATGGACCTCGCATCGGGGGCAGTAGGAAAGAGTGAGGAAACCAGA ACAGAGGCGGGGGGAAGTGATGCGCAGATTGAGGAAGAGGAAACAGCAGCAAGAACAGAGGTACCGGTACCAGCGGCACCGCCAGTGTTAAAACCGAAGGCCGTCAAGCAGAAGTTAGTGTTGAAGAACGACCCCAAGGCAGTACGACCAAAACCGAAGAGAGTATCGCAGAGACGCCTAGGAAAATGGGCATCTAGCAAGGCGAGGGCAAACACAACAAAAGATCCAGTGGTGATTTTAAGCGAAGAAGAACAGAGCACttccacaaaacctggggaggagtcctTATCTGCTACTGACTTGCAGCATACTGCTATGGAAACCGAAGTGGTCTCCCCAATGCCGAGTGACAAGGGAGATGAGATTGAGCaggtggctgagggtctggacctcgcacctCAGTCAGTAGGTCATGTCGAGCAAAGAGACGACCGTACACGTATCCGCGTAGAGACCCGCCCTACTGCCGAGGACCAGCCTTCAACACAAGCTGGAAAGAAACCGGAAGACAAGCCTAATAGTGACGAGGACCAGCCTTCAACACAAGCTGGAAAGAAATCGGAAGACAAGCCTGATAGTGACGAGGACAGGTACCAAGAGGAGAGGAAACGAAAGGGGAAAGCCCCTGTCAAGAGAAAGCCAAGCACCAAGAGACAGCGCACAAGCAACATAGGCTCGTTATCACAGATCCAGCTCAGAGAACCACACCGCACCACCAGGAAGCAAGCGACAGTGACTATGCCGTTAGTGAAGAGTCTGACTCCGACAGTAACATTTCCTTGGAGGATGAGGAGTGCAGAGAACAACAGCTCCCGCACAATCACCAGGAGCTATTACATCCCCCATCAGAGAGATTGA